In Deltaproteobacteria bacterium, the sequence AGGGCAAAGGCATTACCATTCATCGCGCCGACTGCCCTTATCTGGCCCGGACCGAATCTATCCGCCATATCGTCGCCGAATGGGATGGTCTCCAGGCCGGCCGTCACCCGGTGCGCATCCAGGTAGTGTCGATCGATAAACCCGGCCTGTTGGCCGACATCACCGCGGCTTTAAAAACCGCTGAGGCCAACGTCATTAAAGCCAATATTGAAACTACGGTAGATCAAAAAGGGGTGTGCTGGTTTACCATCGAGGTCAGCGATACCACTCATCTGAACCAGGTGTTCAACGCCATCAAACGGGTGAAAGACATTATCTCAGTTTCCCGGGTTACTACTTAACCCGGACCGCCGCTTTCAGGCCGGTTTGGTTACCAATCCGGAACGCAGACAGCGGGTACAGACCCGAAGATAACGTACCCGACCATTCTGCAGGGCGCGCACCCGCTGCAAGTTGGGGTTCCAGCGCCGCTTGGTCTTATTATTAGCATGACTAACATTATGTCCCACCTGCGGCTTTTTGCCACAGATTTCGCAGACTCGAGCCATAATAGAATCCTCCTGAAATTTCAAATTTAAAATATTACAGGAAAATTCTCTTTAAAGCAAGAATTTATTCTGGATAATTTTAGGTGTTTTAGAAACAGACTACTTTATCGCTGTTTTTTACCAGGTCATAAAGGGCTTGCATGGTAACGGTTTCCGCATGAGCATCAGCTCCCAGACCCCGGGAGCGCAGACAGGAGCCTCAGGCCAACATTACCCCATCACTCAACACAAAGGTTTTGACCAGGTCCTCCAGCTTATATTGGGGGGAATCATATTTGTAATATTCCACCGCCTTGGCATTAAGAAACAAGGTGACCTCATCATCTTGTTCCAGGCAAAAATTGGCAAATCGGATGCCATTATAAAGGACTTCGGGATCACCGCTCGAAATAATCACGCCCACTTTCATGTCTGGGATTCTCCTTTGCTGTTATCAAGTCTTTTATATGCCGCTACCGCCAGAAAAGCTGCCAGGGAAGGGTATAATGTTTTCCCCAGAGATTCGATATAGGGATAATAATATACCAGTCGAGGGGATTTCAAGGG encodes:
- a CDS encoding sulfur reduction protein DsrE, which gives rise to MKVGVIISSGDPEVLYNGIRFANFCLEQDDEVTLFLNAKAVEYYKYDSPQYKLEDLVKTFVLSDGVMLA
- a CDS encoding 50S ribosomal protein L28 produces the protein MARVCEICGKKPQVGHNVSHANNKTKRRWNPNLQRVRALQNGRVRYLRVCTRCLRSGLVTKPA